One window of the Zea mays cultivar B73 chromosome 3, Zm-B73-REFERENCE-NAM-5.0, whole genome shotgun sequence genome contains the following:
- the LOC100278084 gene encoding uncharacterized protein LOC100278084 — protein sequence METSSHKRAREAVDLAAAAGEAVWPEADAKRLRPQDLLDMLDDDTEAAAAGDLASVMRSLEEEIASFDEAAEAAPSQQPELGFLLEASDDELGLPPAGSAAAASSEEAGLAGPPEPAAALYGQIWGFDDEIDGGFGGYSPEAAAAAAAAAAWDDDVFGAGLFAFGDDACAPSDLAALRHESMPAV from the coding sequence ATGGAGACCTCTTCTCACAAGCGGGCGCGGGAGGCGGTcgacctcgccgccgccgccggagagGCCGTGTGGCCGGAGGCCGACGCCAAGAGGCTGCGGCCGCAGGACCTGCTCGACATGCTCGACGACGACACCGAAGCGGCGGCCGCCGGCGACCTGGCGTCCGTCATGCGGAGCCTGGAGGAGGAGATAGCCAGCTTCGACGAGGCCGCGGAGGCGGCGCCGTCGCAGCAGCCGGAGCTGGGGTTCCTGCTCGAGGCCTCGGACGACGAGCTGGGGCTGCCGCCGGCGggatccgccgccgccgcctcttcgGAGGAGGCCGGCCTCGCCGGCCCGCCGGAGCCCGCCGCCGCGCTCTACGGCCAGATCTGGGGCTTCGACGACGAGATCGACGGAGGCTTCGGTGGCTACTCGCCCGAGGCTGccgccgcggccgccgccgccgccgcgtggGACGACGACGTCTTCGGCGCCGGCCTGTTCGCGTTCGGCGACGACGCGTGCGCGCCGTCGGATCTCGCGGCGCTGCGCCACGAGTCCATGCCCGCCGTCTGA